One window of the Nothobranchius furzeri strain GRZ-AD chromosome 3, NfurGRZ-RIMD1, whole genome shotgun sequence genome contains the following:
- the si:dkey-19e4.5 gene encoding probable peptidyl-tRNA hydrolase 2 encodes MEASDESGTQSASEDVNPLFLQQLRELDIPEDAAKQALLHTQNVSAEEAAMYYFNKLENEEEADDDLMFKMVFVVNMDLAMGVGKVAAQVAHAAVGLYQALQGKPSWREAAWNWDKSGAKKVVVQGTNVAHLLELQALAMSLNLPTYLVQDAGLTQVEAGSRTVLAIMGEEEMVNNVTGSLKLL; translated from the exons ATGGAGGCCTCAGACGAGTCGGGGACACAGTCAGCCTCTGAGGATGTAAATCCACTTTTCCTGCAACAGCTACGAGAACTTGACATCCCTGAAGATGCAGCCAAACAG GCACTCCTGCACACCCAGAATGTCTCTGCTGAGGAAGCAGCCATGTACTACTTCAACAAACTGgagaatgag GAGGAGGCTGACGATGATCTCATGTTCAAGATGGTGTTTGTAGTGAACATGGACCTGGCCATGGGCGTTGGAAAG GTGGCAGCTCAGGTGGCCCACGCTGCTGTGGGACTGTACCAGGCTCTGCAGGGAAAACCCAGCTGGAGGGAGGCTGCCTGGAATTGGGATAAAAGTGG AGCCAAGAAGGTGGTTGTCCAAGGCACCAACGTGGCCCATCTGCTGGAGCTGCAGGCCCTGGCCATGAGCCTCAACCTGCCCACGTACCTGGTCCAGGATGCAGGGCTCACTCAG GTGGAGGCGGGGTCCCGCACCGTCCtggccatcatgggagaagaggaGATGGTGAACAACGTCACCGGTAGTCTGAAGCTGCTCTGA